From a single Paraburkholderia edwinii genomic region:
- a CDS encoding LysR family transcriptional regulator yields the protein MDRLREMEVFVAIIDRSSFTGASEKLGMSAPAVSRALTSLEARLGTQLLTRTTRSIRPTEAGMAYLEMCRRVLDTITDAEANISVDQNNPVGTLTISAPVLFGQRFIAPLVNAYARRYPDVHINAVYDDRTTRLLEDGVDIAIRIGHLGDSSIYAVPLGFVRRRTYASPIYLAEHGEPSHPRELTDHRCVSFTGVTHPFEWLFYEKGLRLPVRLQPKMIVNLAPVAVAAAVDGAGITQLFSYQAAPEVLDGNLQPVLTAFEPESTPVNLLHVERRGASGKVRTFVEFVTETLRRNVHLQQAGLTMNIDGIEGAAIDGAAAATPITTRRKAAKRAKKEDRVATQ from the coding sequence ATGGACAGATTACGCGAGATGGAGGTGTTCGTTGCCATCATCGATCGAAGCAGTTTCACCGGTGCATCGGAGAAACTCGGCATGTCGGCCCCTGCGGTTTCTCGCGCGCTGACTTCACTTGAAGCGCGCCTCGGCACGCAACTGCTGACGCGAACCACGCGCTCGATCCGGCCGACGGAAGCGGGCATGGCGTACCTCGAGATGTGCCGCCGCGTGCTCGATACGATCACTGACGCGGAAGCGAATATCTCAGTCGATCAGAACAACCCGGTCGGCACGCTCACCATTTCGGCTCCGGTGCTATTCGGTCAGCGGTTTATCGCTCCGCTCGTCAATGCCTATGCGCGGCGCTACCCGGACGTCCATATCAATGCGGTGTACGACGACCGCACCACACGGCTGCTCGAGGACGGCGTGGACATCGCGATCCGCATCGGCCATCTGGGAGACTCGTCGATATACGCCGTGCCGCTGGGCTTTGTCCGGCGCCGGACCTACGCCTCCCCCATCTATCTCGCCGAACATGGCGAACCGTCTCACCCGAGAGAGCTTACCGATCACCGGTGTGTGTCGTTTACAGGGGTTACGCATCCATTCGAATGGCTGTTCTATGAGAAAGGATTGCGGCTGCCGGTCCGGCTTCAGCCGAAGATGATCGTCAATCTCGCGCCGGTCGCGGTAGCGGCTGCCGTCGATGGCGCGGGCATCACGCAGCTGTTTTCGTACCAGGCAGCGCCCGAGGTGCTGGACGGAAATCTGCAGCCTGTTCTCACTGCCTTTGAGCCGGAATCGACGCCGGTGAATTTGCTGCATGTCGAGCGGCGCGGCGCCAGCGGCAAGGTTCGAACCTTCGTCGAGTTCGTGACCGAGACGTTGCGCAGAAATGTGCATCTTCAGCAAGCGGGCCTTACGATGAACATCGATGGTATCGAAGGTGCTGCTATTGATGGTGCCGCCGCTGCAACGCCGATCACAACCCGGCGCAAAGCCGCGAAGCGTGCAAAAAAAGAGGACCGCGTCGCTACGCAATAG
- the mug gene encoding G/U mismatch-specific DNA glycosylase, translating into MSSSSVALQSLPDILAPGLAVVFCGINPGLLAASTGRHFAGHGNRFWGVMHLAGFTPEQFGPEDDHALLQYGYGLTTAVSRATARANDLSRIELKAAAIDFEQKIERYAPKYIAFLGKMALAAMSGTRDIQWGLQSAPFGGARAWVLPNPSGLNRSFSLDALVGAYRELQLVAASTRPAIA; encoded by the coding sequence ATGTCTTCCTCGTCTGTTGCTTTGCAAAGTCTTCCGGATATTCTTGCGCCCGGTTTGGCGGTGGTGTTTTGCGGCATCAATCCCGGCTTGCTGGCGGCGTCGACGGGCCGCCACTTCGCGGGCCACGGCAACCGCTTCTGGGGCGTCATGCATCTGGCTGGCTTTACGCCCGAGCAGTTTGGTCCTGAGGATGACCACGCATTGCTGCAATACGGATATGGGCTGACCACCGCAGTTTCGCGCGCAACGGCACGCGCCAACGATCTATCGCGTATCGAGCTTAAAGCAGCAGCCATCGACTTCGAACAGAAGATCGAACGCTATGCGCCGAAGTACATCGCGTTCCTCGGAAAAATGGCGCTGGCTGCGATGTCGGGCACGCGCGATATCCAATGGGGATTGCAATCCGCTCCATTCGGCGGTGCGCGCGCGTGGGTGTTGCCGAATCCTAGCGGTCTGAACCGCTCATTCAGCCTCGATGCACTAGTTGGTGCTTATCGCGAACTTCAACTCGTGGCTGCGTCCACGCGTCCTGCTATTGCGTAG